DNA sequence from the Nicotiana tomentosiformis chromosome 3, ASM39032v3, whole genome shotgun sequence genome:
ACCAACCACTCAAAGGCTCCATATCTCGTCACACATGTTGTCTTTGGCTCATCCCCCTCTGCAATGCGAACCTAGTAGTAGCCCTTGCGAAGATCCACCTTGGTAAAATACTTGGCTTGTCCAAGTCTATCGAATAAGTCAGCAATGAGCAGGATCAGGTACTTATTCTTTactgtgaccttattaagtgctcggtagtctatgcacaagcgtagtgatccatccttcttcttctggaaCAATACTGGTGCGCCGAAATGTGCCTTTGATGGGCAAATGTGACCAGCATCTAGCAACTCTTTCAATTGTTTCCTAAGCTCCTTTAGCTCGGGCGGTACCATACGATATGGGGCAAATGCGGGTGGCTTAGCCCCTGGCTCCAACTCAATCTTGTGATCTACCTCTCGCCTAGGCGGCAAGTGCTTAGGCAACTCCTCGGGCATGACATCTTTGTTTTACTCAAGCAACTTCTCTATTCAAGGTGGTAGTGTCTCTTGAAAACTCTTGTCTTCCTCCAGACTTGCGATGGTTGCCACGAACGTCGGCTCCCCCTTCTTGATCCCCTTGACAACCTGCATAGCTGAGAGTTGTGCTTGGCTCTGTCCGTGTGGCATAGACACTGTAGGTACCATGCAAGCTCCTTCTTGCTCTATAACTAAGAGATGTTGGAGGTAGGGATCGATCAAAGTATGACAATGTCTAAAGAACTCTTGTCTCAATATGATGTCAAAGATATCCATAGCGGTTACGGTAAAGTTTGTCATACCTTTTCAAGTTCCCAATTTGACACCAACTCCATTAGCTACCCCACGAGCATTTTGTACCTCGGCATTCACGGTCTTGACGCGGGAGTTGGTTGGAGCAAGCTTCAATTCTAGTCTTTTTGCGGCAGCCTCAGTCACGAAATTATGAGTTGCTCCAGTATCCACCATTGCACGAGCAGGCTTGTTGTTGATGGTGAGATCCACGTACTGGTTTCCATTCTCGGTAGGTTGGATAGATTTCTTTGTGACAGCACCGCATAATCCGATCATACCTAACTGTGTGGTTCCCGAACTATCTCCTTGCGGCTGCTTTCCGTTCACGGACCATGGCGCTAAGGCTCTTTAGGTCGGGACAATTCCTGAAGCTGTGCGGCCCTCCGCATATGTAACATCCCTTCTTCTCGGCCTGTGCCTTCTTCTCGGCGTAGCCCTGACGGCCACTCAGCTTTTTGGAATCTTGAGTCTTgtagtattgttgttgtatctccttGCCTTTGCCACGGTCTCCCCCACTTTTGACATTGTTAAACTTTGATTCTTTGACTTTCCCTTTGTCATGCTTGTCATGCCTAAAATCCATCAATGATTCGGCCTCCACTATGGATTGGTCTATATTTGCGACTTGCCAACATTGTAACTCCTGCTTAGTCCAATTTTGCAACCCGTCCATGAAGTGGAACAACAAGTCATCATTGGTCAGGTTGGGGATTTGAAGCATAAGGGTAGTGAACTCCTTGACATAGACACGTATGCTCCCTGTTTGCTTCAACTCCCTAAGTTTGCGCCTTGCCTCGTACAAGACATTGTTTGGAAAGAACTATCGCTTGAACTCGACTTTGAACTGATCCCACGTGCTAATAGTACATATACCTTTATCCACGTCGGCCATCTTCCTTCTCCACCATAGCATGGCAGTCTCTGAGAGGTACAATACCGCCGTGTTGATCATGGCCTCGCCGTCCTTCACTTTGCTGTGCTtgaagtagttctccaagtgccaaaggaagttttccacttcttgcgCATCACGGACACCTTTGAACACCGGGGGTTTgggagcctcgatcttggcctccctCATCACCACAACATTGCTGGTTGCCTCGGTCTCGCCAGCACTAACATGCTTCTCgagtgactctatctttgccttcatAGCATCGATAGTACTCAAAGCCTCCATGAGTCTGCACTCTAAGGCAGTGATAGTTTGCCTTAGTTCCATCTCGGTCTGTGTACGTCCCTCCAAGTCATTTCGGATGCTCTCAATCTCTTCAAGAGTGTGCCCCTCAAGAACACTAAGGGTGCCTTCCACCTTCCCCAAGTGTTGACCAAAGATCTCCACGGCATCCATCCCCGCGttcatcttcatcacccactctttaccgagcgagacgtcctcaggcaggacctccacttcatcctcgcTCGTCTCAGTGGCAGATGGTTCTTGGGATGTAAGCCCTTCGTTTGACACAACCTCGAGTGGCACCTCCTGGCCCTTGTTGGTGACATTTCTCTTTTTGTTACGGCCGCTCTTGCCAGCAGCATCCTGGATGACGTTGGCTTGGGTGTTGGCAACGTTAATTTCTACGTCGTTCGCCATTTCCTTAGTCgcaacctttgctctgataccacgttgtcatgtccttagtcgttaactaagtacacgtgcggcacttgacaatttgctcacgttcttgctatgccaagtcagccttactacactcaagatcgctaagagaatggtagaaagaatacaagagaattgttaaaggaagctttgtattagagagaacttgaattgtttgcttgatgaattacaaatgaatggcctcctttatatactagtctcctaggggctagtgtgcaaatattaattgttacacaagtccttaatatttacaagataaggactttctctagaattctctacaagcctagaaaatttcaaggacttttctagcaaatccataaacatctaggatcttccaaaggaaatgtccatacttctctagaatcttctcacaaatgcaagcattcctcctatgtaagcttccacatggcatTAATGTATGCCAAATGGCGCTtatgtggcatgatgacatgGCGAGTCATCACCTTAGGTACAACTTTTGAGAGACAAACTTCAATTTGACCTAACTAAAACAACTTTAGTGCAACATGAACCCGTCAAATTCATTCAGACAGAAGACAGTTAAAAGAGTGGGTCTTGGCTACTGGCTAAAGGAAGAACAAGAAATGGTAACAGGAGTCATTCCCCTACTTCCCTTATGTACCATTACATGATCATCTCTACAATATTTTCATTTTGCACTTGCATTTCAAGCAGTGGCGTACACAGAATTTTTTGTAAGCAGTGTCACATTAAATAGTGAACGTCTAACAATTCACTTTTAACAATATCATATTTGAAAAAACACCGTTCAAATCAAATAATAAACCATATTTCAGGTATATTACTACAACTCTTAtcgataaattataatttttagaaATGTATCAAAATAGCCTCATAAGAAATAATATTaaatactttattttatatataaagaACCAAAAAATCACACAACAAATTTATCATTTATTTGATTTCACAAATTGTTCTTAATTATTTTCATGCCGAGAGAGAAGatgaaaggaaaaaagaagattAAAAAAAAGTTGAAATATCAGCCAAATGTAGAtgacgcaaaaaaaaaaaaattgaaacagAATATGAAGTTGCCTTGTTTCGAACCCAAACATCTGCAGCTTTGACCAAATGTGCTACACAACAAATGTGTCAAGTGGTGTCACGTTTACTTTATTTAACCTATTTGTGTTTCTCCATtttgacaaggtgggttgctctgatggtaagcaccctccacttccaaccaagaggttatgagttcgagtcaccccaagagcaaggtggggagttcttggagataaggatgccgagggtcatttggaaacagcctctctaccccaaggtaggggtaaggtctgcgtacacactaccctccccagaccccactagtgagattatactggattgttgttgttgttgtgtttctgcattttaattatatatacatatttagtAAAATTTTCCGGCGAAACGATATCATGTGACACCGCTTGGCCTAATGTAGATCTGCCCCTGAATTTTCAAGTCTTCTTTTCCTTATGTAGTGAATGCAATATCATATGTTAGTTTACGGGCAGGCGAATCACTAAATTGAAATGAGAAAAATACTACTCTCTCCATCCCAATTTGTTCGATGCAGTTAGGATTTTGagtgtcaaacttctcaattttgaGCACAAATTTGGACATATAAGATtaagttttttgaaataaaatttatatatttctaGTCATAACGACATAACTTCTTTATCTTGTCATTTAGTGTTATCTTTTCTAGAGTGTATTTcaagtaaaaataaataaataaaaaaaacgcATCTGAATTAGACTTCAGAGGCTGTTATTTCATAGGCTTGAATCCGTTACCCATATCCAAGATCTATGGAGCTAATTGGGTTCTAACAAACCACTACAAAGGAAAGGGACATATTTGCTAAAGGATAAAAAAGTTCCCTTTCAATACTAGAAGGAAATACACTCCTAGTCCCCTACAGTTAACCAATGAAAGAGCATAAATTTATGACTAATAAAAATCAAGTTTTATGGAGTATATGCATTTTGTCTAGGATGTTCAAGCTTGCACGTAAAAGTATCCAGATTATTCAATTAGTTTTGCTACTGTATCTGCTTTTGTCGTTGTAttggtaaaaataaatattacacgtGGAGTTAATTATGTGATTGACATGGCAAGATACGTGGATCACTAGAAAAGCGACAGCTGGAGATGAGCACTAAAAGAGACACGAGTCGCAGCAGATACGAACAAATCACCCACGAGTTGAAAAGAAATGGTTGCTCGAGTCTCTTTAAGTTATATGAAGAGGTACCAGTGGAATGAACCAAGACAGTAAAAAGGACAGATTCATGAATCTTCAATTAATGAGCGTGGATGATTACAAACGTTACAGAATCTTCACGAACAGTTACGATTACCAATTATAACGTTtcattaatgtcattaatgctcataatgactCGGTCTTAAAAGGAAAAAGACGTTGTACTTGAAGACCTCTATATAAGGGAAAGAAATATCATTTGTATAGATACATTCTGATTATTattgaaatataattactttcttgtGCTTTCTATTGATTACTTTGTCATTTTTTATTCTAATATTCTTTCTTATTTCTTAGAGAATATTAAATTTCTTGATTATTAGTAACCCGAGTACTTttaaaaataggctttgactgagaatctaattctttggttaaacaaTTTAGTTCCGTTACCGGGAATCTGATAATCTTCTCTTACTTTCTAAATCACTCTCTCTCAACTGAATCATGTCGAATGTCAATGACAACAACCAGCAGGTAGAAGGAACTCTAATTCCGTCACCTTATGGAACCCCACGCAATTCAAAAGAAGCATCACCAGAAAGATCCACTACTCATAATAATGAACAACATGGAAATGAACAAACTGTCGAGCAGGATGCTGTGAAGCAGTTAATTGTTGAGTACGTGAATGATGCTCTCCAGGCTTTCGTGATGGGACTACCAACTGTGCCACCCACACCTCCACCAAATAATACTGCAACTGTGAAAATTCCACGATCAGGGTTGGCTAATTTTGGAAGCGGAGAAACTCCCAACGAGTCACATGATGGGGGACCAGGTACGCCTAATAATTCTAATTTACAAACTTTAATACTAACCTTGCAGAAACATGTGAAAGAACAAAAGGACCGTATTGAGCAAATGCCCGGCGTACCACCTGTGATCAAAGGAGTTTATTTCGACAAATATTCACAACAACCATGGAAACCAAGCACATCTCCATTGCCAATTCTCAAAAAGTTCAAAATGCATGACATCCCAAAATAAaatggaacgaccgatccacGTGACCACGTTACTGCATTCACTACGGGACtaaaaggcaatgatttaaccaagtGGGAGATTGAATCTGTGCTGGTCAAAAAGTTTGGGAAACACTTACTAAAGGAGCGTTAACATGGTACtctcttttacctgaaaattctattgactcttttgctgagcttgcagatcTATTTATAAAAGCATACTCGGGTGCACAAAAAGTTAAAAAGAGAATGGAGGATATATTCAAAGTAAAGTAAGGAGATACAGAATTGCTATGAGAATTCGTAGACAAATTCCAACGTGAAAGAATATTGCTACCAAGAGTATCTGACAATTGGGCAGCCATGGCATATGCAAGCAATTTAaacgagaaaagttcagaagctaCGAGGAGGCTTAAAGAGAGCCTACGAGAATTTCCTACCACGACATGGAATGATGTCTATAATAGGTACAGTACCAAGTTAGGATCGAAGAAGATATCGTAGCTCAGTCAAGGTTTGAAGAAACAACAGGTTCAAGGCAGTCAGAATCTGAGAAGAGTTCCGGTAAGAATAGGTACGAGCCTTATATGGGACCTTCGGGGCGAGAAGCTCGTTCCAAATTCGAAAACATGCGGGCTGATCACAGGTTCGCAAATAGAGATTCAGATTCGTCATCGTCGAGATTCAGAAAAGATCGAGGTGAACGTAACAAATATGCTAATACAAATGCAAGGATTGGGGACTACAATTTTAACGTGAGTACCTCCGAGTTGGTCACTGTTTTAAGAAACATGGGGGATAAGGTACGATGGCCTAAAGAAATGAGATCAAATCCAAAATAGAAGAAACCCAGAATTTTGGTGCGAATTCCATAATGATCACGACCATAGAACATCAGACTGCAGATTATTACAAGGTAAGGTGGAACATTTATTGAAGCAGGGTTATTTGACGGAATTGTTCAGCGAGAAAGGCAAACAAGCTTACATGAAAAATAGGAAAGAGCCCCCAAAACTTCCGTCTCCAAAGAAAACATTAAATGTGATAAACGGCGGAGAAGAAGTCAACAGCGTAACCTATACAACCGCGAGAAAAACAACAAAGTTCACAATAACTCACGGGAAGCGAACTCGCCAAACTCTGGAAGATGGCAACATAACCTTTGATGATGCAGATGCTGATGGATTAATGATTCCTCACAATGATACattggtaatatctttacttatacatgatacaaatgtaaaacgagttttgattgaccCAGGTAGCTCCGTGACTATCATTCTATTACGAGTGGTGAACGAAATGATGATGGGCGATCGTGTAGTTCCAAAAGCACGTTCCTTATCTGGGTTTGATAACTCAACCGTTATTGCAAAAGGCGAGATTGAACTAAGCACATACGCAAAAGGGGTCATCAAAGAAACAAAATTTCAAGTGATAGACACGGATATGGCCTATAATGTGATTCTTGGGAGGCCGTGGATTTATGATATGAATGTTGTGCCATCCACATTACATCAGGTTATCAAATTCTCTTCAAAATGAGGAATTCAACAGATTTGAGGAGATCAACAAACTTCAAGGAGTATCAATTCGGTGATACATCCAAGTCACAAAGATACGAATACAAGTCAAAAAGAAACGAGTGCAAGTCAAAAAGATGCGGGTGCAAGTGAGAAAGATGCGGTAAATCAAATTTTAACAGAAATTATATCAAAACAAACAGACGTTGACTCCAGACCATATGTAATTCAAGAGCCCGAGGAGAACGAAAACATTAAAACAACGATTGAGGAGCTTGACGCTGTTCCACTATTCGAACAATGACCAGATTGAAGAATTCATATCGAAGGAAGGTTAAACCCAAATATGAGAGGTAAGTTAATTGACTATTTAAAATCTAACGCGGAtttttttgcatggtcctattcagatatgacaggtatacctccggaggtgatgactcataaattaaatgaagatccatcattcatacctgtcaaacaaaagaaaaggaagcaaggatcattcaaaaatcaagtgatcgATGAAGAGGTACAGAAACTCTTAAAGATCGATTCAATACGCGAGGTAAAATATCTTAATTGGTTAGCTAATACTGTGGTAGTTCTGAAAAAAATGGTAAATAGAGAGTTTGTGTGGATTACACTgatttaaataaagcatgcccgaaggattcattccctttaccgcatatagatcaaTTGATTGATGCTACCGCATGCCACGAATTATTAAGCTTTCTAGATGCGTATTCtggttataatcaaataaaaatggaTCCCTTAGAcaaagaaaaaacttcatttattacaAACAGGGGAACTTATTGTTACAAAGTCATGCCTTTTGGGGAAGACGATGGAAGTGTACATCTGGGGAAGACGATGGAACTTATTGTTACAAACTTCATTTATTCCAAGAACACCTGGGAAAGACGATGGAAgtgtacattgatgatatgttggttaaatctACACAGCGGAAGATCATTTTCAACATCTTTCAACTACCTTCGAGATCCTCTGCAGATATAATATGAAACTAAACCCAGAAAAGTGCGCTTTTGGCGTAGCTTCATATTGACAGGTAGGATTGCATCTTTGGGAAGATTCATTTCAAGATCTTCAGAGAAAAGCATTAAATTCTTTTCAGTGTTGAAGaagcaaaatcagtttgaatggactgaGGAATGCCGACAAGCCCTCAAAGATATGAAGGCATACTTAACAAATCCTCCCCTGCTGTCTAAACCAAGGGATGGAGAAAGACTATTTGTATATCTTGCAGTTGCAGAAGTAGttgtaagtgcagttttagtaaGTGAGGACAAAGGTAAACAATCTCATATTGATCTAGAGAAACTAGCTTTAGCATTAGTCATGGCAGCTAGGAAATTgagaccatattttcaatgtcatcataTCTCCGTAGTAACTGCATATCCATTaagaaatattttgcataaacaagaatTGTCAGGCAGACTAACCAAGGGGGCAATAGAACTAAGTGAATATGACATTATTTATCAACCTAGAACAACAataaagtctcaaattttagcagatttCGTCGCAGgttttaatacaaaaataattcttGAAGTAGAAAAGGAATTACAATTTTTTACTAGAGCTAATCCAGGTACATGGACTTTATTTACTGATGGCTCTTCAAATGTCAAAGGAGCCGATTTAGGTATTGTTTTAATCCCACCCTCAGGTGAAAATATAAGACAAGCAATTAAATGTTACCCtattactaacaatgaagcagagtatgaagttGTAATTACAGGTTTGGAACTAGCACGAGAACTCTTCATAGAGCAAATCATAATTAAAAGTGACTCTCAACTGGTAGTCAATCAGATGCAGGGGACTTACACTGCTAGAGAGGCACGAATGCAACAATACTTGGAAAAGACACGAGAACTGGTCAGGCAATTCCAATCGTGGAAGATCGTGCAAATACCCAGGGAAGAAAACGCAGAAGCAGACGCGTTGGCTAACCTTGCTTCAGTTGCAGAAGTAACGAGTGAAGAAAATGCTATTGTAATACATTTATTTCATTCAACACTTGACCAGGATAAACATGAGGTAAGCTCTAATAatttaacctaggattggagaaatGAGATTGTTAATTTTTTGCAGTACGGGATCGTACCTGAAGGCAAGAAAGAATCTCAAGTGCTTCGACGAAAAGTTGCTCGTTACTGCCTAATTCGAGATAATTTATATCGAAAAATATTTGGCGGTCCTTTAACAAGGTGCCTTGGACCCAATCAAACGGAGTACGTGATGAGGGAAGTACATGAAGAACATTGCGGAAATCACGCAGGTGGAATATCTTTAGTTAAAACACTAATCAGGGCAGGATATTACAGGCCTAAAATGGAAGAAGATGCGGAATATTTTGTAGccaaatgtgataagtgtcaacgatATTTCAACAATATGCATCGAGCTGCAGAGTTATTACATACAGTTATTTCCCCATGGACATTtataaaatggggaatggatatagtaGGGCCTTTACCACAAGTTAAAGAAAAGGTACGGTTCTTATTAGTGTTAAcaaattacttttcaaaatgggtagaggcaggAGCTTTCAAACAGGTACGAGAAAAGGAGGTGAAAGACTTCATTTGGCGAAACATTATATGCCGGTTTGGAGTTCCAAAAGaaatcgtatgtgataatgggccacaatttataggctcGAAAATCACGGAGTTCTTTCAAAGTTGGCAAATAAAATGAGTAGCCTCTTCACCTTACCATCCCATGGAAAATGGACAAGCTGAGTCAAAaaataagattatcatcaataatttgaagaagagactAGAAAAATTAAAAGGGAATTGGCCTGAAGAATTACCAGGAGTGTTATGGTCTTATAGAACCACCGCAAAAACAGCTACGGGAGAAACTCCATTTTCGCTTGTGTACGGTTCAGAAGCTTTAATCCCAGTTGAAATAGGAGAACCAAGCACGAGGTTCACATTAGCAACAGAAGAGTCGAACGATGAGGAATTAAGAACAAACTTGGACTTACTCGAACAAAGAAGTGAAGCAACTTTAATATGGATGGCAGCACAAAAGCAAATCATAGAACGATACTACAACAGAAAGACTCACCTCAGGTACTTCAAAATTGGGGACTTCGTTCTTAAAAAGGTTTTTCAATCAATGAAAACAACCGAACCGGGAAAGTTAAATCCAAATTAGGAAGGACCCTATAAAGTTCGAGGTATTACTGGAAAAGGTGCCTACGAGTTAAAAACCATGGATGGCAAGATTTTACCCTTGAGTTGGAATGCTGTTCATATAAAGAAATACTATTTCTGAGCAAAAGTAATACCCACTGTGAGGTATCGTTCAATTACGATTTTTGTTTTGTACAGTTAAAATTATACTAGCAATTTTAAATGATAGACAAAAAGCTAGCCcacaccaaatgatgatattagacctgaAAGACACGCGGAAGAAACACTATTCCCAGTCTAGGATTGCAACCTTTCTGATGGAAATATAAAGGGTCAAGAAGTCATCATCTAAATTATATATACCTCCGAGTCCCgtatatttttccttttcaggAAATGGACCACATGAAATGAATAATCAATTGTTagagatttcatacttcaaagctcaaacacttgggggacatatatatatatatatatatatatatatatatatatatatatatatatatatatatatatatatatatatatatatatatatataaggaagtCAAAGAAGACTGGAAAAGT
Encoded proteins:
- the LOC138907951 gene encoding uncharacterized protein, with translation MENGQAESKNKIIINNLKKRLEKLKGNWPEELPGVLWSYRTTAKTATGETPFSLVYGSEALIPVEIGEPSTRFTLATEESNDEELRTNLDLLEQRSEATLIWMAAQKQIIERYYNRKTHLRYFKIGDFVLKKVFQSMKTTEPGKLNPN